Part of the Sorghum bicolor cultivar BTx623 chromosome 1, Sorghum_bicolor_NCBIv3, whole genome shotgun sequence genome, CTACAGGCACGAGCGTCCTGGCTGCGGCACAGCGTGCCATGCTTCACGTGCCCATGACCCACTCGATGGAATGTCATGCCGCGTCATTGTGGACCACTTTGTGCATTTCCTCTACTTGAAAGACTGCAGCAGTAGCATGTGGTGCCACTGCTAGCGGCTGTTTGGGGATGGCTGTGTGCCCACGTCAAAAAGCCATAACCAACAAGAGGCAAGCAGCTGAGGTCTGCTGCACGCTGCTTCTATTCAGTATCTTTGCCATATACACTGGTAAGTGCAGATATCAAATTAATCAATCTGCCTATGTGTCTATCGAAATTGTTCCAATAAATCTAAACCTAAGTAAGATTGCTCCAATAAAGTTAAGTTACCTCTCAATATCCCACATTAGACCAATTTTACTTTTTCCTATCTGAATTTTCACAGTTCTAATATAATAGATACAGAGGCCTTAAATTAATTTCTCATTCTTTAGGTGAATCCTAGAGTTCTCTTAGCTCTAAATTCAAGGTTTTGACAGCTCTGCTACTCCAATCAGCAGCAGCCTCCATTTGAAATTTCCTTTGCAAGTTAACTAATGCAATACACATCAAGTCCCAGAGATATTTTTAGCTGACCTTAGAATTCACTAAAGCTTAAATTATAGTGTGGTTTAGTTAGTTTAGAACTTCAGATGCTGGTCCTGCCGTCCTTTATGTTTGTTGATTCCTGAATTTCAGATTCCCTAATATAGTGTTACATCCAAACTCCAATATTGCACGTGTCCAGAATTGTTCTTGACTTCGTGAAATATCCATATTAGCCACCAGTGCTTGCATTTATGTCTCCGTGTTCATACATTCTCATGATTTTTCAGTTCCCCTATCCTTAATTACCACACAACATTTTATATATCTACCAGTTAAGGGTGTGTTCTCTGTATGTTTGAGTCAAAAGAATTTGTTTCAAACAAGGAAGAGGTGTTAGTGTACTATTAGTTCACTTTTGCTTTTCTAATAATTCATGTGCTCATTGTCTTAGATTGCGAATATGAAAATGCAGTAATTACATATTCATCTTCTCTGAATTGCAGCTCAAGGATGAACTACTACTTTTAACAACAGGTATTGAGCATGCATGTAGTTTACATTGTTTCCTGCTACTTTCTGTTGAGGTACATCCATATCTGATATCATTTCCAGGCCTGGCAACAGCCTGAAGCAGCCCAGGGTGCAGAGCAGCTTGATTGACCAACAAGGACAGTGCAGTAGCAAGAACAAGCGAACAGACAGGGAATTGCAGTGACGATTTCCTGGGCCACTTTGGTAATGTTCTGTAGTGTAGATCCCCTATGGCCCTATATGAGAATAGAGAAGGTTTACTTTAAAGTGAGTTAATGTCTTCGCCCGACTCCATTATCCCATGGACAATTTTATCTCATCTGCAAAGGATTTCCAGTCCAATGTGTCCGTGCAAATGTATCCATGGAAGGCCACTCATGTTCAGCTTTTTATGTTACTCACTCGCAATAGTCAGCATGACTACATGTTCTGATTTTTATGGGTTCTAGAAATAAAGAGTTTACATGTCCTTGCCACACTTTTCCTTATTATTGTTAACTCATCTTTTGTTTTGCAGGGTTCTTCTAGTGATTGAGTTTGATCTAGCTGAAATATTTCTTTACGAAGGTCTGAACCAAAGCCACAAAATCTTTGTTGTTGTTGAGAAATGGAAGAGGATTACTGCTTGAGAAAATGATTCGAATTTCTGTCTATAATGAAAATAGATAGAAATTCGGGGTATTAGCAACCGTTTCCAGTTGTTGTTCCCCTCCCAAGGGCAGGTTCTTACGCGTTACTCACTCATAATACGGCTAACCACCATGTTAACTAATCGATTACGAAAAATTGGATCGGATTTTGCGGTTCTTTTTTCTGCAGTACCTCAACGTGACATGAGCGTGAAAGAGGTTCAAGAATCCATGTTCTTTTTATAAGGGCTACAAACgaatcacttttttttttggctttttggcCCCATATTGTACATGCAGAAATAGAAGAACATGAAGATTACTATATGGACAAGCTACTGTACCATAACAACAAATCAGGGTTCCATCAATTGCAACTTCATGACCAACAGCAACCGTATACATTAGTCATATGCAATTATACATTCACCAAGTGCAGCTTTCATTACCATATGCATTGGTCAAGAAAGAATATTTGTATCTACCGATTGAGTGTGGTTCTACTGTTGCATCAAACAAATTGTGAACATGGACTTCATTTTATGGCTGCCTAATAGTTTAAGAGTAACACATTAATTTAACATGTACACCATAGTCCATATTGTGAAGTATAAATAAGGCTGAGTTATCGTTATGGGAACTAAGAGCTCGAAAATTCAATTCAATGGACAAAAAAGTTCATGAGATTGGTGGCCGATCTAACCATGTTATAATAGCATGTGCAGGGAACATATTTGAAGGTATGTTGTATTGCCAATACTACTCAAAAGTTCTCAACTGGGCTAGCCCAAGGCGGCGCGGCGCCCCCGAGGTTTTCTAGACTTTCCTTAAATTCCTAGATCGTGTTAAAACAAAATAGCATTTCATCAACAGCAATCCATGCTGAAATAAATGACTCTGAAGGGAGGAAAAGGAATAGTACAACCATGATAAAAGAACAATTGCACATAAAAAATCACCTGAAGAGAAAATTGCTGCTTCTTGTCCCAGTATAGAGCAAAAATTGGAGGATTCTGCTTGCTCACAGCCAGTATAAGGGCCCCTGGGTGGATAATTGCCGGAACACCTGATATCAGAGCAACATACTTTTCTGGAAACCTCTCTTTTGGTGGAAGAACTCCCAGAAATAAGGGATTTTTGCTGGACTGGGCACCAGAGTACGAGGTAGGGTCAACATGAAGCATCCATTTTGGATGTTCAAGGAAAGCAGCAAACAGATACAGAAGAAGGTGTGAGTCAGTAGGTAACTCGGTGGTCCATTTCTTTTCTGATTTACCATAGCCATTTCCATGACCCATGTAATCATAATTCTTCAAGCATGTTCCTTCAGCAAGTTCTGCATTGAGATAGAAGCACACAAGTTATACCAGCACTAATTCAACAAAAGGCTCTGCAGTTGGCTACTTTGAGAAAAGGCGAAATCCAGATATTCACCTTGAACTCTCTGGACAGTGTAATCAGCACGGACACTACTCTGTGGCAATAAGCCTTTTATCAGCTCTCCCTTCATCAGAGAGTTGAGCCTCTGATGCTCTGTAATTGCATCAATACATGCTTGAATAGCAGGAAGGAGGGGGTTCCGTTGTGGCTGTTGTGGACTGCCAAAAGTTTGCGCTGCACATAGAAAATAATGAGTAACAACCAAAAAATATCTAAGCTAAACTTTAAGAAGTAGGTCAACTTCAACCACAGCACAAAAACCCTTATTACGTGTATTGATGGGAACACATGAAAACACAAAAACCATTAAACCACATCAGGAATTCAGGAACTCACCAACAGGGGCATCTCGAGAATGTAGGAGTGCAGAGCGTAATTGGTTAAGGATCCCATCCTCATCTACCGTGACAGTCGGTTGCCAATCTTTAGTCCCACCAAGAGGAGACAAGGAAACTGGTGGTGTCGTGCTTGGCAGATCGCTTCCAACTTGGCTAACAGTAACTGAAGCCCCAACAGTAGCTGTCGTTTGCTTAACCTACAACAGAGTGCACATGAAAGGaatattaaaaagaaaaataaccAATAAAAATGCATAGAGATATATGTTCATGTAAAAAGAATCCTAGAAATTTGCACCTGAGTATGGCTTGTTTTGATTTTTTGGACAAGTGGGCTCATCACAACTGAAGAAAACCATTGCCTGAGACTATCTCGCCACTGCTCAATCTCAGGATATACACCCAAGTTGTCAAAGGCCTCCACTGCTTGCTCTAAGGTCATTGGAGATGGAAGTTCACCCTCACCCTTTTTTGGTGGCGTGCTGTATTTCTGATGGGAGCCAGGAGACATCCTCACAGGTCTCAGAGGTGTGCTCCTTGCAGCACCAGAAGGGGTGGCTGATGTGGTAATTGAAACAGGGGTAGCAACACCAAAGCTTGTACTGGTTGCTGGAGGTGTTGTGGTCTTAGTCTCTGGATCCGTGATTTTCTCAATATTTACATCCAACCCAGCCAAGAACTGGTCCAGCATTGCCTCTGTCTGTATGCCCTTGGCACTGCCTGAGCTTTTCCTCGACCATGGAGTTGAAGGAGAAGAGACATGCTTCTGCAACGGTGTGGAGGGTGACATTGGCAATGCCGTGGTCAGTCTCTCACCACCAGGGCTCAAATGGCTGGAACCAATCCTAGATTGCCCCGAAGGCCGAGATGGTGTATAGCTGAACGAAGACCTCCTGATAGGCACAATTGGCTCCGATGGTGTTGATGGCTTGTTCTTGGGAGGCCTTTTGGTCTGCTCACCTTTCCCACCTCCTTCTGAACCCGCCATCTTTAACCCAAGAAGCCCCAGCTGGCGTTCAGACAACACAACCTTGTCATCCTTGGCCAGTGCCTTCTTTCCATTGTATAACATCAGTGCCCTGAAGAACCCCAGCAGTGTGAAAAGTGCAACAAGACCAAGTGCtgcctccaccaacctaaagacAAAAACTGAAAGACCGAAACAGGTTAATGTTGGCAAATGCACCTCTAGCACAAGTGCACAACAAAAGTTCACCGTTCACACTTCATCATTTGTAAATATCCAGACCTGTTAAATGAGTCTAGAAATAGGGATTTGTATAAAAAATTGATGTGTGACAAACTATGGCGTTCCTACAAACAGCTGATGTGCAATGCAACCAAGATAGGCGTGCttggcattttcacaaacatctcTTGTGCAACGCGGCAAGCACAGTGCCACGACACCAAGCTTGGGATTCCCCAAAAACCAAACCAGCAGAGATAGGCGAACTTACCAGCAGCAAGGACAGAGATACCCGCTCGGCCGGCGAGCTTGCTGAGCTGCTGCTCCCTGGAAAAGCACCAAGACAAGAGAAGAGAATCCACGCATGATTATGACatggggtttagggtttaggtgcAGATATGAGAATGGGTGGGTATTAATGCTGCTTGGGCTTACCGGGAGGAGAGGGCAAGGAGGGAGGAGGCGGAAGCGATGGGTAAGATCGCGAGGACGACGAGGACTGTGACGGAGGGGCGGGCGCTGCGGGAGTCTAGGGCCCGGGTGAGGGACGGGTTCTGGTACACCGAGAACATGTCCCGCGCcttcccgccgccgccgttgtgGGATTCCATCACTGCTGCCACCGCGAGCTTCCTGCGTGAGGCGATGAGCGCCGGCGTAGCAGTCTGGCAGAGGCGTGGCAGGCACAGCGACCGAGCTATTTGAAATCGGGAAGCAGCGTCCAGCGGGGTTCGAATTCAAGGGGTGGCAAACGGGCAAACACGGAGTCCCAGGCGGACAGCCGGGCACAGCGGCGGCCCCAAGGCAAAGGGTGAAAAACAAACCTCTCTATAATTATactcctcctccctccctttCTCAAATAAATACACATCTTGCtttttataaaatcatttttttaATAACTAGAAGTATAAAAATAGTATCAGTATTTATCTCTAATTTTATTTActagaaaaaatattttataataaatctaataaCATTTATCATACATcataaatattagtttacttttGTACACATttgattaattttttttaaaaaaaaatgactCCCTTATGTCCAATTCCAACACTAAATTCGTCTGAGCTGAGTCGTTCGGCATGTGGTGTGTTTCTTGAAAGCAACTAGCACGTTAAAGCTCATCCAAGCAGGGCATCAATGAAGATGACGGTGATACCTTCTCTATGGCAAAAGAAAGTGTGGCGGTCTAATGAGTCGAGACATTTagacaaagaatgtcttttctTGACAAAAACGGTGGTACTTTGGTCATCTGTAATGATATATGCTACAAGTAATGAGCAAAATCGTCTCTGAAACTAACCAATGGTGCAAAACAATAGTTTGGTAGTTGGAATGCCATTAATACATGTTTCAAAGTTAGAGGAGCAAAATCAAATTTAATATAATAGTTGATGGCTAATCGTGGACTTCTTTGTTAATCAATATACAAACTATTCTGTGAGGATGCTCAATGACGGAGCCAGCAAGTGAGTTAGTCTAAAGGTTATCTAGAGGGGGCATATAGAGCATATTTAGGGAAATAATTTGGAACATGAAATGTCTAAATAGAATAAGGCATTTTGTGTGGCAACCGGCCACAAATTGCTTGGCGTTGTGCACAAATTTGAAAAGAAGGTTTCCCTGTGGATGCAAGAAGATGGAGGACACatatttgtcaaatgcaaacatgTGAAACATGTATGGCGCCAATGGGAGTAGAGGATATAAGGGAGTAGCCAAAGTACCAATAGTCATGGTGGAACAACACTAGCACTAGACCTGCCAGCATAGTTGAAAGTTTTGTCATTATATGAAATTTGTGGAATTAGGAAAACTATATCAGGgaaggagaaaaaaaagagaaacaatGTTTTTGTTTAGTATTGGCAAGTTGAGGAAATTACATCATGTATGAAAATAAAAGAACCCAAAACAAGTAGGAAAACACATGTCATACTTTCTCAAAATTAATGTTGATGACAGCTTTGATCCATGACAAATAAAAGGACTTGGGGCATccaaaataagaaaaatatgCCATACTTTCTTAAATTAATGTTGATGGAGGCTTGACCCCATGACAAATAAAAGGAGTTGGGGCTATGTGATTCATGATGAGAGATGTTTCTGAGTTGGAGCCAAGAGAATTGAGCATAGCTATAAGGGCTTCCGCAATGGGAGGTAAGAAGGGGTAAGAAGGAATAAACAAAGCATTACTACTGGTAGGAAGCATTGTGGGTATCAGCAACAACTACTGTCGGGGAGTATTCTTACTACTGGATAAGAAGGAATAGAAAAATGAGACGTGGGCAGTAGGCTTGCTTCTCCTTTGTTCTCTCTCTATGATGTTATTGCTTTGCATTCGATCAGGCCCCACCTTGCTTTTGGATCAACACTGTGAGCTCGATGCATCACTCCTCCCGTCTGTTTTCTAGGTCCACACTCTAACGCTACTACCAGATCAACATTGCGGACGTCCTAATGTTATGCATGTTGAACTATGCCCTACAGGTGAAGTTAGCATTGCATTCGTTTAATCATCACCTTGTGAGTGTAGGAGGATTTTATCTTGTCAAGGAGTATAGGCACTATAATAGAGTAGCCCATGAACTTGCTAGATTGGGTGTTTTATATTGCGCAGAGCATAGTTATGTGTCGTAGgatatatttgattgtatcttgTTGCTCAACAATTTAGCCGGACCATAGGTTTAATGAAATCATCtaggttttttaaaaaaactccatccattctaaattataagaacttttgacttttctagatatattgcTTTTACTATATATCTAAAATAGAACATGTTTGTTAGAGTTTCACTTCTAGATTCTCTAGTGAAGTGATTCTACTTGATTCTGGTCAGAGGCGATGTGAGAATCGATTCTAAGTGATTACAATTGAGGCAGGGTAGAAATATGTGAGAACTGATTGACTGATTATGATTAGGGCTGCTCCCTAATCCTAGTAGTAGAAATAAAGAAGAAAGCATTGTTCTTCCTATTAGAATATATGCGTAGTTTTGTTATTTGGCTGTGAATGAATGATTTTAAGGAGAATCTGCTCTGAACGTCTTCATGTTGTATATCTAGATGTATATAAAAATTGGCAATGGATCTAGTGCAAACTTATTTTCCGTGTAAACtatgcaaactctaatctgaaccacaggatgttgatccaaggggcGCGGAGAGATTGAGTAATTTTGCACTTAACCGCCCGCTCTTAATCACACTTTTATAAAtccctccttccacctctctcatGCGCCCCCTTGGATTAACATCCTgcggtccagattagagtttgaacagtttgcactagatccgttgcTATAAAAATTATgtctaaaaaaactaaaatatcttataatttgagtTGGAGAGTGTAGCTAAATATGCAAGTCACTGGTAGCAGATCAAAATTGAAGTTCTGAAAGCTGAATCGTCCGGTGCCGAATCTCCGATCCATCCGCCGTGTGCTCGCTCTAGCCTTTTCCTTCTCCCTCACCACGCGGCTTTTGCCACCCTATTCTGGCACTTTCGCCCGGCTCAACGGACCACGACGCGTCCCGTCCCCCAACCCAGCACCAGGCTCCAGCAGCAAACACGCGGAGGGTGCAAAACTGCAAATCCCTGCGATCCCCACGCCAATCGGAGCAGCGAGCCGTCGCCGATCAATTCACCACCGGACCCAATCCTAAACCAGTAAACCGGCGCCGGCAAATCAAATCCTTCTCCGCAAGGCGAGAGCGAGAGCGCGACGATGTCCGGAGCGACGGACTACCAGGAGATGGCGGCGTCGGTGCCGCCCTCGCTGAAGGCCATCACGCTGACGCACGTCCGCTACCGCCGGGGCGACCCGCTGGGTCTCTTCCTCGCGTGGGTCTCCCTCGTCCCGGTTTTCATCAGCCTCGGCGGTTTCGTCTCCCACTTCCTCTTCCGTCGGGAGCTCCAGGGCCTCTGCTTCGCCGCGGGGCTCCTCGTCTCTCAGGTCCTCAATGAGATCATCAAGCACTCCGTCGCGCAGTCCCGCCCGGCGTACTGCGAGCTGCTCGAGGCCTGCGACTCCCATGGTTGGCCTTCCAGCCACTCGCAGTACGTGTTCTtctttgccacctacctgtcgCTCCTCTCCCTCCGCCGCTCGCGCGCGCGCCAGGTGATGGCCGCCTTGCCATGGCCGCTTGCCTTCCTCACCATGCTGTCCAGGGTCTACCTAGGCTACCATACCGTCGCGCAGGTGAGAGCCCCTGAATTTCGGATCCGATCTGACTAGATGTGCTTTTTGTTCAAAAATGGTGCACCCCTACATAATCAGTGGGAGGTTCTCCTGCCTCACTTAAAGTCTTAAACTGTGGTGCCCTGTGACAAATGAAACGAAAAATTCGAAACCTTTATGTGCTTTGAGAAATTTTTGCTACTTTAGACATTTTTATTGGGGTGGGGTTTCTTTGGTTTGAAGTGAAAGTTCGCTAAGATTGAAAATTCACATGTGTGTTTACTAAGGAACGCACGACAGAAGTACTAAAGATCAGCAGTATGACAAAGTGACAACAAACCCTGTAGTCCCAGCAAGTTAGACCATGCCACCATGGAAACTACTCTCTCCAtttaaattgtaagtcattttagtttttttcctaagtcaaacttgtttaacttCGACCAAATTTATTGAAAATATTTTATCTACAGTGTCAAACAAATGATCTATCAAAATATGTTTTATGGTGTATCTAATGAATTTGTTTTGTGTTGTACATGTTTGTGCatttttcataaaaaaatagTCAAAGCTGGAGAAGGTTTGTCTTATGACAAAGCTAAAACAACTTGTGATTTGGAACGGGCAAGTTAGACCATGGGATTTTCCATAACTATGTTATTTGTCCTAACCTTTAGCTTATGGAAACAGAAAATCAGATGCATTAAAAACAGTTTCGAAGAAAGCTGCCGCAGAAAAGTTTGTGAGTTgtgtttggggggggggggggggggggggggcgggcgGCAATGAGTCAACACTGTTTTAGTATCTTGAAGGAAAACTGTGAAAGGATAATCTCCATAAATATGTATGAAACGAGCTCGTTGTTTAGGTCAGAATCATGAATTGTTTCCCTGTTTTTTCTGGGTACAACTGTGCATATATACCCAATTGAATGCATTTATCTGTATTGAAAAGTTCTTATGTCTTTTTCTCTATATCAAAGGCTGTGTGGCATTTGTTTCTGCGGGGATTTAATAGTGCTTACCTCTGTATTAATCTACTTAGCATTAGGTATCATTTAGTGAGATGTCAATAACAATGTGTTCATTTACATCGGCTACCTGCCTCAAAAACCTGCTTATTTGAAAGAGAAGTGCTTCAATGTGATTGTTCTTATTCTAGGCAAAGTGTGGCACATAGCTTCTCAAAACTGAAATGAGCTTCAATTGATAAATTTCATCAGGTTTTCGCGGGAGCAGTAGTGGGCCTCGTGTTTGGTGCTATCTGGTACTGGATTGTCAATACCATGCTTGTTAATTACTTCCCAATGATTGAAGAGAGTGCAATTGGAAGGTGGCTGTACATCAAGGATACATCTCATATTCCAGATGTGCTAAAATTTGAGTATGATAACGCAAGGGCAGCAAGGAAGAAAGTTTCTACTGATTGAGCTTGTAAGTCGAGCATATTTAATTTTGTTTGGCTTGTTTAGCAGATATTGTGCATACATGAAGTGCTGTACCTGCAAATAGCAGCTATTTTTTTTCCTTATACTTGACGCTTTTGATTGAAAACACACAATTCCTAGTCCAGCAATCTTTCAAATTCTTCTTCCGAATGTTTTGCTGAATGCCAATTTAGTCGTGAACGTGCTATTCGTGATAT contains:
- the LOC8081438 gene encoding transmembrane protein 209, translated to MESHNGGGGKARDMFSVYQNPSLTRALDSRSARPSVTVLVVLAILPIASASSLLALSSREQQLSKLAGRAGISVLAAVFVFRLVEAALGLVALFTLLGFFRALMLYNGKKALAKDDKVVLSERQLGLLGLKMAGSEGGGKGEQTKRPPKNKPSTPSEPIVPIRRSSFSYTPSRPSGQSRIGSSHLSPGGERLTTALPMSPSTPLQKHVSSPSTPWSRKSSGSAKGIQTEAMLDQFLAGLDVNIEKITDPETKTTTPPATSTSFGVATPVSITTSATPSGAARSTPLRPVRMSPGSHQKYSTPPKKGEGELPSPMTLEQAVEAFDNLGVYPEIEQWRDSLRQWFSSVVMSPLVQKIKTSHTQVKQTTATVGASVTVSQVGSDLPSTTPPVSLSPLGGTKDWQPTVTVDEDGILNQLRSALLHSRDAPVAQTFGSPQQPQRNPLLPAIQACIDAITEHQRLNSLMKGELIKGLLPQSSVRADYTVQRVQELAEGTCLKNYDYMGHGNGYGKSEKKWTTELPTDSHLLLYLFAAFLEHPKWMLHVDPTSYSGAQSSKNPLFLGVLPPKERFPEKYVALISGVPAIIHPGALILAVSKQNPPIFALYWDKKQQFSLQGRTALWDAILLLCHQINVGYGGVVRGIHIGSSALNLQSVIDSDSES
- the LOC8081439 gene encoding lipid phosphate phosphatase gamma, chloroplastic gives rise to the protein MSGATDYQEMAASVPPSLKAITLTHVRYRRGDPLGLFLAWVSLVPVFISLGGFVSHFLFRRELQGLCFAAGLLVSQVLNEIIKHSVAQSRPAYCELLEACDSHGWPSSHSQYVFFFATYLSLLSLRRSRARQVMAALPWPLAFLTMLSRVYLGYHTVAQVFAGAVVGLVFGAIWYWIVNTMLVNYFPMIEESAIGRWLYIKDTSHIPDVLKFEYDNARAARKKVSTD